From the genome of Brucella pseudogrignonensis, one region includes:
- a CDS encoding PAS domain-containing protein — protein sequence MTNQMQTSLELSQWPIGGGACGAVIRGIDWSSTPLGAIENWSVELRTTVANIVNSPVAKVLMWGPSDVMIYNDAYMLIAADKHPAALGQDVSLVWPEVWDWNKSMIEAAQKGELQSFKDQPMRLIRDGKSENFIFDLYYTPVYSSEGHVEGVMCTVVDNSERAALQKKLLESETELRRVSDAIPILISYVDRDHTYRFANAAYQDWFGTSPYEMIGKPVAEIIGQQAYLKRQPDLEKALSGQSIIVETTLSHRDGEARRVELRYMPDVRSDGTIPGVHILGIDIGERALREAQLLESNTRFRTAMDAVHGVLWTNTADGRMSDDQRGWAALTGQSPAEYQGYGWIDAIHPDDAEASLEDWKQAVINKTMFIHEHRVRRHDGQWRRFAIRALPILNDEGDISEWVGVHTDITHQRAAEAALRQQAEALASEVRQREAFENQLRELNEQLESRVIAEIAERRQAETRLAQAQKLETIGKLTGGVAHDFNNLLQVVSGNLQLLSKDVAGNERAQARITNALAGVARGSKLASQLLAFGRRQALEPKVVNISRFVAGMDDMIRRAIGEAIEVETVFGGGLWNTFIDTNQMENALLNLAINARDAMNGRGKLTIELANTHLDDNYARAHDEVVPGQYVMLAVSDTGSGMSLEIIEKVFDPFFSTKPEGKGSGLGLSMVYGFVKQSGGHVKIYSELSHGTTVKLYLPRAHEAEDIEVVTDNGPIIGGTETVLVVEDDDEVRETVIALLADLGYRVLKAVDADSALTVIDSGVPIDILFTDVVMPGKLKSPELARKAKERLPDIAVLFTSGYTENSIVHGGKLDAGIELLSKPYTRDALARKFRHVIANNSQKKQYQNIPAEPNTSLPAKTLEKPDTRDRLTILLVEDEPLIRMNTADILQDAEFIVVDAGSAEEAKTALETMVIDVLVTDIDLPGASGPELAAEARSLLPELKVIYTTGDPNKVFDDKSALILSKPYEEGQLLSALKTVSEQRLKDSNKPQPA from the coding sequence ATGACAAATCAGATGCAAACCTCTTTGGAACTCTCACAATGGCCAATCGGTGGTGGTGCTTGCGGTGCAGTTATACGCGGAATTGACTGGTCGAGCACTCCGCTTGGTGCCATCGAGAACTGGTCTGTCGAACTGCGCACGACGGTCGCAAATATCGTCAACTCGCCCGTTGCAAAGGTCCTGATGTGGGGGCCCTCCGACGTCATGATTTATAACGATGCCTATATGCTTATCGCTGCCGACAAGCATCCCGCCGCGCTGGGTCAGGATGTTTCTCTGGTCTGGCCGGAAGTGTGGGATTGGAATAAATCCATGATTGAAGCGGCTCAGAAGGGTGAATTGCAATCTTTCAAAGACCAACCGATGCGTCTTATCCGCGACGGGAAGTCCGAGAATTTTATTTTTGATCTCTATTATACGCCTGTTTACTCCTCTGAAGGGCATGTCGAAGGCGTGATGTGTACGGTTGTCGACAACAGTGAACGGGCCGCGTTGCAGAAGAAACTGCTTGAAAGTGAGACAGAACTTCGCCGCGTCAGCGATGCGATCCCAATCCTCATTTCTTATGTTGATAGGGATCATACCTATCGCTTTGCCAATGCCGCTTATCAGGATTGGTTTGGTACATCGCCTTATGAAATGATTGGCAAACCGGTTGCGGAAATCATTGGGCAACAAGCTTACCTTAAACGGCAACCCGACTTAGAAAAAGCGTTGTCAGGCCAATCGATCATCGTGGAAACCACTCTCTCACACAGAGACGGCGAAGCTAGACGTGTAGAGCTGCGCTATATGCCCGATGTCAGGAGCGACGGTACGATTCCCGGGGTGCATATTCTTGGTATCGATATCGGTGAGCGCGCGCTACGCGAAGCGCAGTTGCTCGAAAGTAATACGCGATTTCGCACGGCCATGGATGCGGTTCATGGTGTGCTTTGGACAAACACTGCAGATGGCAGGATGTCAGATGATCAGCGAGGCTGGGCAGCTTTAACGGGTCAAAGTCCGGCTGAATATCAGGGATATGGGTGGATCGATGCTATTCATCCTGACGATGCCGAAGCGTCGCTTGAAGACTGGAAACAAGCAGTCATAAACAAAACAATGTTTATCCATGAACATCGGGTCAGACGACATGATGGACAATGGCGCCGCTTCGCAATCCGCGCACTTCCAATTCTGAACGATGAGGGCGACATCAGCGAATGGGTGGGTGTTCATACCGACATCACGCATCAGCGTGCTGCAGAAGCAGCGCTTCGCCAACAGGCTGAGGCCCTAGCGAGTGAAGTTCGTCAGCGTGAAGCATTTGAAAATCAGTTGCGTGAACTCAACGAACAGCTTGAGAGCCGTGTGATTGCAGAGATCGCTGAGCGGCGTCAAGCAGAGACCCGTCTGGCGCAAGCGCAAAAGCTTGAGACCATCGGCAAGCTGACCGGCGGCGTAGCGCATGACTTTAACAATCTGCTACAGGTTGTCTCTGGCAATCTCCAGCTGCTTTCAAAAGATGTTGCAGGCAACGAACGTGCTCAAGCGAGGATAACAAATGCGCTTGCAGGTGTAGCGCGCGGTTCTAAACTTGCAAGCCAGCTGCTGGCGTTTGGCCGCCGTCAAGCTCTCGAACCGAAGGTGGTCAATATCAGTCGCTTTGTGGCGGGCATGGATGACATGATCCGACGCGCGATAGGGGAAGCTATTGAGGTTGAAACTGTTTTTGGTGGTGGTCTCTGGAATACGTTCATCGACACTAACCAGATGGAAAACGCACTTCTGAATCTTGCGATCAATGCGCGGGATGCTATGAATGGACGCGGTAAATTAACGATCGAACTGGCAAACACCCACCTCGATGATAATTATGCGCGCGCTCATGACGAGGTCGTCCCAGGCCAGTATGTCATGCTGGCTGTCAGCGATACAGGATCGGGCATGTCACTCGAGATTATCGAAAAAGTATTTGATCCCTTCTTTTCTACGAAACCAGAAGGGAAAGGCTCAGGGCTTGGCCTCTCTATGGTCTATGGCTTTGTCAAGCAATCGGGTGGCCATGTTAAAATCTATTCTGAACTCTCGCACGGTACCACAGTAAAGCTTTATCTCCCCCGAGCGCATGAAGCGGAAGATATTGAGGTCGTTACCGATAACGGACCGATCATTGGTGGCACAGAAACGGTTTTGGTGGTGGAAGACGATGATGAGGTTCGAGAAACCGTAATCGCCCTGCTGGCCGATCTGGGTTATCGCGTTCTCAAGGCTGTAGATGCAGATAGTGCGCTGACTGTTATCGATAGCGGCGTACCCATCGACATTCTGTTTACAGATGTTGTCATGCCTGGAAAACTGAAGAGCCCTGAACTCGCTCGTAAGGCTAAAGAACGTTTGCCGGACATCGCAGTTCTGTTCACGTCTGGCTACACAGAGAATTCAATTGTTCATGGTGGTAAACTTGATGCCGGTATCGAGCTTTTGTCAAAGCCTTATACGCGTGATGCTCTGGCACGAAAATTCCGCCATGTGATCGCCAATAATAGCCAGAAAAAGCAATATCAAAATATCCCTGCGGAGCCAAATACATCGCTACCTGCCAAGACGTTGGAGAAGCCTGACACGCGTGACCGTCTCACAATTCTGCTTGTGGAAGATGAACCGCTTATTCGTATGAATACAGCTGACATTTTGCAGGATGCAGAATTTATTGTGGTCGACGCAGGAAGTGCAGAAGAAGCAAAAACTGCGCTGGAAACGATGGTCATCGACGTCTTGGTCACTGATATAGATCTACCAGGCGCGTCCGGTCCCGAACTGGCAGCAGAAGCGCGCAGCCTTCTTCCAGAATTAAAGGTGATTTATACAACAGGGGACCCCAATAAAGTTTTCGATGACAAATCGGCGTTGATCCTCTCAAAACCTTACGAGGAAGGGCAGCTGTTAAGCGCACTCAAAACAGTATCTGAACAGCGATTGAAAGATTCAAACAAACCGCAACCTGCATAG
- a CDS encoding ABC transporter permease: MEDFVIAILRSGTPLIYVTLAGVIAQRTGIWHLGLEGLMIAGACATIVGIVLTQSIWSALLIAISVCIVGSVLFWFVVEKLKANQIIAGLGLTGLGLGGTALAVQSIFGTQAAVSAPFGLPRIGPAFGAYGSLSILVFLMPFVVFAMWVVLRRTRFGLRLAAAGEHPFAARSVGINPALMRLVALMVGGVLCALAGAELAAGSLQIFTQNMTAGRGFMGFAAVIFGAGHPIGASLAAVFFAVVGALGIRAQLAFGDRVPHDLLLALPYIATVIGIWISTQMRGGTKAANGFGELRDQ; encoded by the coding sequence ATGGAAGACTTCGTAATTGCTATTCTGCGCTCAGGTACACCGCTGATTTATGTCACGCTTGCGGGGGTGATCGCGCAGCGGACAGGTATCTGGCATCTCGGTCTTGAGGGCCTGATGATTGCCGGTGCTTGTGCCACCATTGTCGGCATTGTGCTCACACAATCGATCTGGTCAGCGCTTCTGATTGCAATTAGCGTCTGCATTGTTGGATCTGTCCTGTTCTGGTTTGTCGTTGAAAAACTCAAAGCCAACCAGATCATCGCGGGTCTTGGGCTGACGGGATTAGGCCTTGGCGGAACAGCACTTGCCGTTCAGTCGATCTTCGGCACACAGGCCGCAGTCAGCGCACCTTTTGGTCTGCCACGCATCGGCCCTGCCTTCGGCGCTTATGGCTCTCTTTCGATCCTCGTGTTTCTCATGCCGTTTGTCGTGTTTGCTATGTGGGTTGTCTTACGACGCACACGCTTTGGCTTGCGTCTGGCGGCAGCAGGCGAACACCCTTTTGCAGCGCGCAGCGTTGGCATTAATCCCGCCTTGATGCGTCTGGTGGCGCTGATGGTTGGCGGCGTTTTGTGCGCATTGGCCGGTGCAGAGCTTGCAGCCGGAAGCCTTCAGATATTCACCCAGAATATGACTGCTGGTCGCGGCTTTATGGGTTTCGCTGCCGTTATCTTCGGCGCAGGTCACCCTATTGGCGCAAGTCTCGCTGCAGTGTTCTTTGCCGTGGTGGGGGCGCTTGGTATCAGGGCGCAGCTGGCTTTTGGCGATCGTGTTCCGCACGATTTGCTGCTTGCTCTGCCCTATATTGCAACGGTTATCGGTATCTGGATCAGTACGCAGATGCGGGGTGGCACCAAGGCTGCCAATGGCTTTGGCGAGTTGCGCGATCAGTAA
- a CDS encoding amidohydrolase: MNQTIIRNATILTMCAQHGSRPVKGDILIENGRISAIGNDLAAKPDAIVIDGKDRLVMPGLINAHTHSSETFFRGRYEGMPLEIWLLYAYPLLMGPAIGQRLLYLRSMLLAMESLRNGVTTLCDDFFDPPAHDLSRLSTVFKAYKDAGIRANVSSAAMNIHTLDALPYAREVMPQELQDALDFGPAMSADAYIDYCRSAFSSLHGTAGRINFMIAPSAPQRCTPDLLQACHELAVKMGVPLHTHVLETKTQAVTGPELYGKSLIAYMRDLGILSRNTTIAHSVWVSEQDIEKMGEARCSVAHNAISNQKLGAGIAPVRQLMDAGVAIGLGTDGVSSNDTARIFDVMRVAGLIHSVSGPDHTQWIRADEILNMATIGGAHSAMLENVTGSLETGKAADLLIIDLTTLSFTPLNNIAKHLVYSENGSSIETVMVAGEIVVDKGTMRTIDEAAILAEIRELVPAHLAEHAELEQRNSAFYSTMAEIHSRATAAEIAMNRYVAV, encoded by the coding sequence ATAAATCAGACGATTATCAGAAATGCTACAATTCTGACCATGTGCGCGCAGCATGGAAGTCGCCCAGTTAAAGGCGATATTCTGATTGAGAATGGTCGGATTTCAGCAATTGGCAACGATCTTGCCGCAAAGCCCGATGCCATTGTGATTGACGGAAAGGACCGGCTCGTTATGCCGGGGCTTATCAATGCGCATACCCATTCAAGCGAGACATTCTTCCGTGGCCGATATGAAGGCATGCCGCTCGAAATCTGGCTGCTTTACGCCTATCCGCTATTGATGGGGCCGGCCATTGGCCAGCGACTGCTTTATCTACGCAGTATGCTTCTGGCGATGGAATCTTTGCGCAATGGTGTCACCACCTTGTGCGATGATTTTTTCGACCCGCCTGCACATGATCTTTCACGGCTTTCAACGGTGTTCAAAGCCTATAAGGATGCCGGTATCCGTGCGAATGTATCGAGCGCTGCGATGAATATTCATACGCTGGATGCACTGCCCTATGCGCGCGAAGTCATGCCGCAAGAATTGCAGGATGCGCTTGATTTCGGTCCGGCCATGTCGGCAGATGCCTATATCGATTATTGCCGCTCGGCATTCTCGTCTCTGCACGGCACGGCGGGTCGCATTAATTTCATGATTGCACCATCCGCACCGCAGCGCTGCACGCCCGATCTGTTGCAGGCATGCCATGAACTGGCTGTCAAAATGGGTGTGCCATTGCACACGCATGTACTGGAAACCAAGACACAGGCCGTAACCGGCCCCGAACTCTACGGCAAAAGCCTGATCGCCTATATGCGCGATCTGGGGATACTGTCTCGCAACACCACGATTGCCCATTCTGTTTGGGTCAGCGAACAAGACATTGAAAAGATGGGCGAAGCGCGTTGTTCTGTTGCGCATAATGCTATTTCCAACCAGAAGCTGGGTGCAGGCATTGCTCCCGTTCGTCAATTAATGGATGCAGGTGTTGCGATTGGCTTGGGAACCGATGGTGTTTCCTCAAACGATACGGCGCGCATTTTCGATGTGATGCGTGTGGCAGGGCTGATCCACAGCGTATCCGGTCCCGATCACACGCAATGGATCAGGGCTGATGAAATATTGAACATGGCGACAATTGGCGGTGCGCATAGCGCGATGCTTGAAAACGTTACCGGATCGCTCGAAACTGGCAAGGCCGCTGATCTGCTGATCATAGACCTCACGACGCTGAGCTTTACCCCGCTCAATAACATAGCCAAACACCTTGTCTATTCCGAGAATGGTTCGTCAATCGAGACGGTCATGGTTGCTGGCGAAATCGTTGTTGATAAGGGCACTATGCGCACAATTGATGAAGCCGCTATTCTGGCTGAAATCCGCGAACTTGTTCCCGCCCATCTTGCTGAACACGCGGAGTTAGAGCAACGAAATTCCGCGTTTTATTCAACAATGGCGGAGATTCACAGTCGTGCCACTGCAGCAGAAATCGCTATGAACCGCTATGTGGCAGTATAA
- a CDS encoding PLP-dependent aminotransferase family protein, translated as MRLQSPWTPRISDNGNTPANRLLEALAEDILSGQLLGGDRLPAHRDLAWKLNIGVGTVTKAYAMLERRGLARSIKGSGTFVAVFESRKGPAIDFSVNRLPVMLSDRLLAGTLSAISRKINSAHVNLYPPPAGHDEHRRLLARWLESLSIEAEAKRIILAGSGQQALWLAFDILCGGNGLIVTERLSYSGAIALARYRGHPMRSVNIDDQGMVPDDLDRVLCEEENSGRRRLVYLTPTLHNPTTISMGANRRKEIVDVCNKRNVPIVEDGVYTLGASPNLPPLVTLAPDRVFHVTSLSKSLSPGLRLGVLVLPSGWEEYAEEALRALPLSSSPVDYALLEEWFTSGVMETVRGTLRAEARQRAKLARSFFDNRTIMTDDCAFHAWLPMPHTEAEAFEKAAATLGVVVTEPDAVRADRNDNATGIRLCLGGLGMEDLTTGLTLLSRLKTGEHS; from the coding sequence ATGCGCCTTCAGTCTCCATGGACTCCTCGTATTTCAGACAATGGCAATACCCCAGCAAACAGACTGCTGGAAGCTTTGGCAGAAGACATTCTCTCGGGGCAGTTGCTTGGCGGTGACAGACTTCCTGCCCATAGAGATTTAGCCTGGAAACTGAACATCGGAGTAGGCACAGTTACGAAAGCGTATGCGATGCTTGAACGGCGCGGATTGGCGCGCAGTATTAAGGGCAGTGGTACATTCGTTGCTGTCTTTGAATCACGAAAGGGTCCTGCAATTGATTTCTCGGTTAATCGCTTGCCCGTTATGTTAAGTGACAGATTGTTGGCTGGTACACTTTCTGCGATCTCCAGAAAAATAAATTCGGCCCACGTTAATCTTTATCCCCCACCAGCAGGCCATGATGAGCATCGACGTCTGCTGGCACGCTGGCTCGAAAGCCTGAGTATTGAGGCGGAAGCAAAGAGGATCATATTAGCTGGAAGCGGGCAGCAGGCACTATGGCTTGCTTTCGATATTCTGTGCGGCGGCAATGGTTTGATTGTCACAGAACGTCTCAGCTACTCGGGCGCTATTGCACTTGCGCGCTATCGTGGCCATCCAATGCGGAGCGTTAATATTGATGACCAAGGTATGGTGCCGGATGATCTCGATCGGGTGCTGTGCGAAGAAGAGAACAGCGGGCGCCGTCGCCTTGTTTATCTGACCCCCACGCTCCATAATCCTACGACAATTTCAATGGGAGCAAACCGACGAAAGGAAATTGTGGACGTCTGCAACAAGCGAAACGTCCCAATTGTTGAAGATGGTGTCTATACACTGGGTGCCTCTCCCAATCTTCCTCCACTCGTCACCCTGGCACCGGATCGCGTCTTTCATGTAACGAGCCTCTCCAAGTCACTCAGCCCAGGATTGCGACTGGGCGTCCTGGTGTTGCCTTCTGGCTGGGAGGAATATGCTGAGGAAGCCTTGCGTGCGCTGCCACTGTCTTCTTCGCCAGTCGACTATGCGCTTCTCGAAGAGTGGTTTACAAGTGGTGTTATGGAAACGGTGAGGGGTACTTTGCGTGCCGAGGCGCGGCAAAGGGCAAAACTGGCCCGGTCATTCTTCGATAACAGAACAATCATGACGGATGATTGTGCTTTTCATGCATGGCTGCCAATGCCTCATACGGAAGCCGAAGCCTTCGAAAAGGCAGCGGCAACGCTTGGCGTTGTTGTTACAGAGCCGGACGCCGTGCGCGCTGATCGCAATGATAATGCGACGGGTATCCGGCTTTGTCTGGGAGGTCTTGGTATGGAAGACCTAACTACGGGTCTAACGTTACTCTCGCGGTTGAAAACAGGGGAACATTCTTAG
- a CDS encoding ATP-binding cassette domain-containing protein — protein MTKASQPIFECRDVTVRYGQIVALCDVGAVFERGKIHAVVGQNGAGKTTFARVLAGLVRPASGELRIDGRPIVGGNVKDARNMGVELVHQSFALPPSFTVAEAMQFGAQGGGLFSKGKLERRWQLHLDALDVKVKASQRIRDLAVETQQGVEIARALVSEAKLLILDEPTAVLSPEGADKLFERVRRLKERGVTVILILHKIREVLAIADTVTVLRGGRLVDGPLPCDEIDADKLAELIIGANAAKNLNADDKAALTGSMIVTHAHENENVVAGKTAPILRMNKVSTRPDPEGPALDQVDLEIRPGEIIGVAGVEGNGQRTLVRAIAAMADVVEGTIALDNKELTDAPLAARRAA, from the coding sequence ATGACCAAGGCCAGCCAGCCCATATTTGAATGCCGCGATGTGACCGTGCGATACGGTCAGATCGTTGCACTCTGCGATGTCGGAGCCGTCTTCGAGCGTGGAAAAATCCATGCCGTTGTTGGCCAGAATGGCGCAGGAAAAACCACTTTCGCCAGAGTTTTGGCTGGCCTTGTTCGCCCGGCATCGGGCGAACTCAGAATAGATGGTCGCCCAATTGTGGGCGGCAATGTCAAAGACGCCCGCAATATGGGTGTTGAACTGGTGCATCAGAGTTTTGCGCTGCCGCCGTCTTTCACTGTGGCGGAAGCAATGCAATTCGGCGCTCAAGGCGGTGGTCTGTTTTCCAAAGGCAAATTGGAGAGGCGCTGGCAACTGCATCTCGACGCGCTTGATGTCAAAGTGAAAGCCAGTCAGCGCATTCGTGATCTGGCGGTGGAGACGCAACAAGGTGTTGAAATTGCAAGAGCGCTCGTTTCGGAAGCCAAGCTTCTGATCCTTGATGAGCCGACAGCAGTTTTATCGCCCGAAGGTGCAGATAAGCTTTTTGAGCGGGTTCGCCGTCTCAAAGAGCGCGGTGTCACCGTCATCCTGATCCTGCATAAAATTCGGGAAGTGCTGGCAATCGCCGATACGGTTACGGTGCTGCGCGGCGGCAGGCTGGTTGATGGTCCGCTGCCATGTGACGAGATCGATGCTGACAAGCTTGCAGAGCTGATCATTGGTGCAAATGCGGCTAAAAATCTTAATGCCGACGACAAGGCAGCATTGACCGGCAGCATGATCGTTACCCATGCACATGAAAATGAGAATGTCGTTGCAGGAAAAACTGCACCGATACTGCGTATGAACAAGGTATCGACGCGCCCCGATCCTGAAGGGCCAGCGCTTGATCAGGTTGATCTCGAAATTCGTCCCGGTGAAATCATCGGGGTTGCGGGTGTGGAAGGCAACGGACAGCGCACACTTGTTCGCGCAATCGCTGCAATGGCCGATGTCGTTGAGGGCACGATTGCGTTAGATAACAAAGAGTTGACCGACGCGCCGCTTGCCGCACGACGGGCAGCCTGA
- a CDS encoding ABC transporter permease, with translation MIDRFVSVFRALIFILIGLALCGIIFQAAGYSTGLMFQSIAEGAFLRPGALQQALRWGLPLFITAVGVAVSFRAGYFNIGAQGQFYMGAIAAAFTAEWLNGAPAPVVITACFLAGMTGGALWALWPGLLRLKSGADEVITTLMGNFIAGLFLLYVTAGPLKDPSGTGQQASSRPLAGTYRISDSLGLSPTIIAIAVIVGLSMWFLVNRTAFGVLSGLAGRNPTMVQWQGARTWRIGLASFLLSGALAGLAGTIEFMGPNGRITGGFLPGHGFTAILIALVANFSVVGTAFVALFFGGLASAALYLPIMAGLPSSAIDIINAAIALFITAKSSVVDRIAKLGGRIWKTS, from the coding sequence ATGATCGACCGGTTTGTTTCCGTTTTTCGTGCGCTGATCTTCATCCTGATTGGTCTCGCATTATGTGGCATCATTTTTCAGGCCGCAGGCTATTCGACGGGACTGATGTTCCAGTCGATTGCTGAAGGCGCATTTTTAAGACCCGGTGCACTGCAACAGGCTCTGCGCTGGGGCTTGCCGCTGTTCATTACGGCTGTGGGCGTCGCAGTTTCTTTTCGCGCTGGTTATTTTAACATTGGTGCGCAAGGGCAGTTCTACATGGGTGCCATTGCTGCTGCTTTCACGGCGGAATGGTTGAACGGTGCGCCTGCGCCGGTTGTTATAACGGCCTGCTTTCTTGCTGGCATGACCGGCGGCGCATTATGGGCCTTGTGGCCAGGACTGTTGCGGCTCAAATCGGGTGCGGATGAAGTCATCACGACGCTGATGGGCAATTTCATCGCGGGCCTGTTTCTGCTTTACGTCACAGCCGGGCCGCTCAAGGACCCGTCGGGAACCGGGCAACAGGCATCAAGCCGACCGCTTGCAGGAACCTACCGCATCAGTGACTCGCTTGGACTTTCGCCAACCATCATCGCAATTGCTGTGATCGTGGGCCTTTCCATGTGGTTTCTGGTCAACCGTACTGCTTTCGGCGTCCTGTCCGGGCTTGCTGGACGCAATCCGACAATGGTGCAATGGCAGGGCGCGCGTACGTGGCGCATCGGGCTGGCGAGTTTTCTGCTCAGCGGCGCACTTGCCGGTCTTGCTGGCACAATCGAGTTCATGGGGCCAAATGGCCGTATTACGGGCGGTTTCCTGCCTGGGCACGGCTTTACCGCAATTCTGATCGCACTGGTTGCCAATTTCTCCGTGGTCGGAACAGCCTTTGTTGCGCTGTTTTTCGGCGGGCTTGCCTCAGCAGCTTTGTATTTGCCGATCATGGCGGGTCTTCCGTCATCAGCCATCGACATTATCAATGCGGCAATCGCTCTCTTTATCACTGCAAAATCCAGTGTCGTTGACCGGATCGCAAAACTCGGAGGACGGATATGGAAGACTTCGTAA
- a CDS encoding CsbD family protein: MGSTSDKVSGKANEFAGKAKQTIGKAIDNKEMQAKGLAQEAKGDAQQAKGKAKDAIKNVVDKA, from the coding sequence ATGGGAAGTACCTCAGACAAGGTTTCAGGCAAGGCCAACGAATTCGCTGGAAAAGCCAAGCAAACGATTGGCAAAGCAATTGATAACAAAGAGATGCAGGCCAAGGGGCTTGCTCAGGAAGCCAAAGGCGATGCACAGCAGGCCAAAGGCAAGGCAAAGGACGCGATAAAAAATGTGGTCGATAAAGCCTGA